One window of Pseudobdellovibrionaceae bacterium genomic DNA carries:
- a CDS encoding acetyl-CoA C-acetyltransferase, translating to MKDAFILGSQRVPFTKSFTHYRNVTTEQLMLASLKPLVARFALQNVRLGEVALGGVIKSSLDWNLARECALKSGLHPFTPGYDVVRACGTSLETANHMFLKIRAGQIDSGIAAGMDTNSDVPILFSRKFQKKILALRDAKGLGAQLAAVANFRPGDFKPIFPGVMEPQTKLSMGQHTELMVKEWKISREEQDALALKSHLTAAAAQAEGFFRDLVTPFEGLEQDSLVRGDTSLEKLAKLKPAFDKSGAGTLTAGNSSALSDGSAAVLMGNEDFAKARDLKPLAKFVDCEAAAVDFVKGDGLLMAPTVAVQRLIARNGMKLQDFDIYEIHEAFAGQVLCTLKAWETESYCQKYMGVSALGSIDQSKMNIKGGSVAIGHPFGATGARIIGGLSKMLSGQKGKRGLISICTAGGMGVAAILEGV from the coding sequence ATGAAAGACGCATTCATTCTCGGTTCGCAACGCGTACCCTTCACGAAGTCCTTCACCCACTACCGCAACGTCACGACCGAGCAGCTGATGCTCGCCTCGCTGAAGCCGCTCGTCGCGCGCTTCGCGCTGCAGAACGTACGCCTGGGCGAAGTCGCGCTCGGCGGCGTGATCAAGTCGAGCCTCGACTGGAATCTGGCGCGTGAATGCGCGCTGAAGTCGGGCCTGCATCCCTTCACTCCCGGTTACGATGTCGTGCGCGCGTGCGGAACGTCACTTGAAACCGCGAACCATATGTTCTTGAAAATCCGCGCGGGTCAGATCGACTCGGGGATCGCGGCGGGCATGGACACCAATTCGGACGTGCCGATTCTTTTCTCGCGCAAATTCCAGAAGAAAATTCTGGCGTTGCGGGACGCGAAAGGCCTGGGCGCGCAACTGGCGGCCGTCGCCAACTTCCGCCCCGGTGACTTCAAACCGATCTTTCCCGGCGTGATGGAGCCCCAGACCAAGCTCTCGATGGGTCAACACACCGAACTCATGGTGAAAGAGTGGAAGATCTCGCGCGAAGAGCAAGATGCACTGGCCTTGAAGTCACATTTGACGGCGGCGGCGGCGCAGGCCGAAGGCTTCTTCCGGGACCTGGTGACGCCGTTCGAAGGCCTCGAGCAAGACTCGTTGGTCCGTGGCGATACTTCGCTTGAAAAGCTCGCAAAACTGAAACCCGCATTCGACAAATCCGGCGCCGGTACTTTGACGGCGGGGAACAGTTCGGCGCTGTCGGACGGCTCGGCAGCGGTCCTGATGGGGAACGAGGACTTCGCGAAAGCGCGCGACCTGAAACCGCTCGCGAAATTCGTCGACTGCGAAGCCGCGGCGGTGGATTTCGTGAAGGGCGACGGGCTTTTGATGGCACCGACCGTGGCGGTCCAGCGTTTGATCGCGCGCAACGGAATGAAACTGCAAGACTTCGACATCTACGAGATTCACGAAGCCTTCGCGGGCCAAGTTCTGTGCACGCTGAAAGCTTGGGAAACCGAATCGTACTGCCAGAAATACATGGGCGTTTCGGCACTGGGCTCGATCGATCAGTCGAAGATGAACATCAAGGGCGGTAGCGTGGCCATCGGTCACCCGTTCGGTGCGACCGGCGCGCGGATCATCGGCGGACTTTCGAAAATGCTTTCGGGCCAAAAAGGTAAACGCGGCTTAATTTCGATCTGCACCGCCGGCGGTATGGGCGTCGCGGCGATCCTCGAAGGCGTTTAA
- a CDS encoding ATP-dependent 6-phosphofructokinase — translation MKRIAILTGGGDAPGLNGILESVTRSLTVAGYEVVGICDGFDGVFEGRTLRLEEYIGHGDHSHAGSVIGTSNRTSTRGREKEFLQKLKSFNVDGMVVAGGDGTFDALSRVWEGLKIVGVPKTIDNDLQGTDFTFGFDTAVSVVANAVDSLRRTAETHRRVMIVETMGRTAGWIALGGGLAGYADVILIPEIEFDRAKLAEFIRAQRAHKRGLMVVVSEGAKAKNEDVKVAFEVAGAHENQRLGGVSFDLARWIEEETGWEARNVVLGHLQRSSAPTVSDRFLTMSMGIEAARAVQEGDWGKAIVSRAGQIVRAPITDLMKPPRLVPPDHNWVKMGHALGIFI, via the coding sequence ATGAAACGAATCGCCATTCTAACCGGAGGCGGCGACGCCCCGGGCCTCAACGGAATTTTAGAGTCGGTCACCCGCAGCCTCACCGTCGCGGGCTACGAAGTCGTCGGGATCTGCGACGGCTTCGACGGCGTCTTCGAAGGGCGCACCCTGCGCCTGGAAGAGTACATCGGTCACGGCGATCATTCGCACGCGGGCTCGGTGATCGGCACATCCAACCGGACGTCCACGCGCGGACGCGAAAAAGAATTCCTGCAGAAGCTCAAGTCTTTCAACGTGGACGGCATGGTCGTCGCGGGCGGTGACGGGACGTTCGACGCGCTTTCGCGCGTGTGGGAAGGCCTGAAGATCGTCGGTGTGCCGAAGACCATCGACAATGATTTGCAAGGCACCGACTTCACTTTCGGTTTCGATACGGCGGTTTCGGTCGTCGCGAACGCCGTCGATTCCTTGCGCCGCACGGCCGAGACCCACCGCCGGGTCATGATCGTCGAAACCATGGGCCGCACCGCGGGTTGGATCGCGCTGGGCGGCGGCCTTGCCGGTTACGCGGACGTCATCCTGATTCCCGAGATCGAATTCGATCGCGCGAAACTCGCGGAGTTCATCCGCGCGCAGCGCGCGCACAAACGTGGCCTGATGGTCGTCGTTTCCGAGGGCGCGAAAGCGAAAAATGAAGACGTGAAAGTCGCGTTCGAAGTCGCCGGCGCCCACGAGAATCAACGCCTGGGCGGAGTGAGCTTCGATCTCGCCCGCTGGATCGAGGAAGAAACCGGCTGGGAAGCGCGCAACGTGGTCTTGGGCCATTTGCAGCGCTCCTCGGCCCCCACGGTGTCCGACCGTTTCTTGACGATGTCCATGGGCATCGAGGCCGCGCGCGCCGTGCAAGAGGGCGACTGGGGCAAGGCCATCGTTTCGCGCGCGGGACAAATCGTGCGCGCGCCCATTACCGATTTGATGAAACCGCCCCGTCTGGTTCCGCCCGATCACAATTGGGTGAAGATGGGACACGCTTTGGGAATTTTCATTTAA